One Desulfobacterales bacterium genomic region harbors:
- a CDS encoding cupin domain-containing protein codes for MAEQDSKQEFSEDWAPGQNVYKKQRLYVRAISGFTYSLAEQLKKLRSVPRVTKAKDLKFAKGPQYFNCTILSPIHEIAQSIFVHMVVLTPGGISQKHGHVNEAIFYILDGEGSDVHDGKRADWKAGDIAIVPNSTVHQHFNRSKDKLARMLVLKTKPFYHFMNMLFQEVVEPQPKTPVPGCEDFKPSIT; via the coding sequence ATGGCCGAACAGGACAGCAAGCAAGAGTTTAGTGAAGACTGGGCTCCCGGGCAAAATGTATATAAAAAACAGCGTCTGTATGTACGGGCAATCAGCGGATTTACATACAGCCTGGCGGAACAGCTCAAAAAACTGCGCAGTGTTCCCAGAGTCACCAAAGCAAAAGATCTGAAATTTGCGAAAGGACCGCAATATTTCAACTGTACCATATTGAGTCCTATCCATGAAATTGCCCAGTCGATTTTTGTCCATATGGTTGTCTTAACGCCCGGAGGAATTTCTCAGAAACACGGACATGTAAATGAAGCCATTTTTTATATCCTGGATGGCGAGGGCTCTGATGTTCACGACGGGAAACGGGCGGATTGGAAGGCCGGCGACATTGCCATTGTTCCCAATTCCACCGTGCATCAGCATTTCAATAGAAGCAAAGACAAACTGGCGCGCATGCTGGTCCTTAAAACCAAGCCATTTTATCATTTCATGAATATGCTTTTTCAGGAAGTCGTCGAACCGCAACCCAAGACACCGGTGCCCGGCTGCGAAGATTTCAAACCCAGTATCACCTAA
- a CDS encoding UbiD family decarboxylase produces MSRKIKYQDLREFLSITDSLGELKTISHLHWDKEMGALTEMVYREKPVDSPALLFNKVPGYPDEYKCLYGMLASPRRFGLAMGLDVSGEISRMDLLQAYRARMKEMSPIPPRVVGTGAVMENELEGDAIDLLKFPVPIHHELDGGRYIGTACGVITRDPDEGWVNVGTYRVQVIDKDRATVYISQGKQGRIQRDKYLKSGKPCPVIVVVGIDPLLYVAARYQVPLKLSEFDFAGGISGEPIDVIEGKYTGLPFPANAEIIIEGEISPDEKVPEGPFGEWNGYYAGSKKTEHVMKVKRILHRNDPILTCAASQRPPHSHLFERCFIRSAGLWEKLEKADCPSIKGVWVHEAGSGRTFNVVSIKQEYYGHSRQAALLASQLPPAGYVNRFTVVVDEDIDPSYLYDVIWAMGTRCNPEVDIDILRKNWSSRLDPLTFTDALYNSRAIIDACIPLEHREDFPKIAQTSPEYKKFMLEKHGNLIKEIIGK; encoded by the coding sequence ATGAGCCGGAAAATTAAATACCAGGATTTGAGAGAATTTTTGTCCATCACTGATTCCCTGGGAGAGCTCAAAACCATCAGTCATCTCCACTGGGACAAGGAGATGGGCGCTCTTACGGAGATGGTCTATCGTGAAAAACCGGTGGATTCTCCGGCCCTGCTCTTTAACAAGGTGCCCGGATATCCGGATGAGTACAAATGCCTTTACGGCATGCTGGCATCGCCGCGCCGATTCGGGCTGGCAATGGGGCTTGACGTGAGCGGTGAAATTTCGCGGATGGATTTGCTGCAGGCCTATCGCGCCAGGATGAAGGAGATGTCTCCGATTCCGCCCCGGGTCGTCGGGACGGGTGCCGTCATGGAAAATGAACTGGAGGGGGATGCCATCGACCTGCTGAAGTTCCCCGTGCCGATTCATCATGAACTGGACGGCGGACGCTACATCGGCACTGCCTGCGGCGTCATCACCCGGGACCCGGATGAAGGCTGGGTGAACGTGGGAACGTACCGGGTTCAGGTGATCGACAAAGACCGGGCGACCGTTTATATTTCCCAGGGCAAGCAGGGCCGGATTCAACGGGACAAATATCTGAAAAGCGGCAAGCCCTGCCCGGTGATCGTGGTGGTGGGCATCGACCCCCTGCTGTATGTGGCCGCACGCTACCAGGTCCCGCTGAAACTGTCCGAGTTCGATTTTGCCGGCGGCATCAGCGGCGAACCCATTGACGTTATCGAGGGCAAATACACCGGCCTGCCGTTTCCTGCAAATGCTGAAATCATCATTGAAGGAGAGATCTCACCGGACGAAAAAGTTCCGGAAGGCCCCTTCGGGGAGTGGAATGGATATTACGCCGGATCCAAAAAAACGGAGCATGTCATGAAGGTGAAACGGATCCTGCACCGCAACGATCCCATCTTGACCTGCGCGGCATCCCAGCGGCCGCCCCATTCGCACCTGTTTGAACGCTGCTTTATCCGCTCCGCCGGCTTATGGGAAAAGCTGGAAAAAGCCGACTGCCCCAGCATTAAAGGCGTCTGGGTGCACGAAGCCGGATCGGGCCGGACCTTTAACGTCGTATCGATCAAACAGGAGTACTACGGCCATTCGCGCCAGGCCGCCCTGCTGGCTTCCCAGCTGCCGCCGGCCGGATATGTCAACCGCTTCACCGTGGTGGTGGATGAAGACATCGATCCTTCCTATCTTTATGATGTGATCTGGGCCATGGGCACCCGCTGCAACCCGGAAGTGGACATCGACATTCTGCGCAAAAACTGGAGCAGCCGGCTGGACCCCTTGACCTTCACCGACGCGCTCTATAATTCCAGAGCCATCATCGACGCCTGCATCCCTCTGGAGCATCGCGAGGATTTTCCCAAAATTGCGCAGACGTCGCCGGAATACAAAAAATTCATGTTGGAGAAGCACGGGAACCTGATCAAGGAAATCATAGGTAAATGA
- a CDS encoding cupin domain-containing protein, with translation MSYGEKEYATIRKEVANYYTERLEEVKREKTKEKKTIITTDEMPWELCPQGHIKHLVNEKMETASNTLDICMQLIPAGSRSGKHCHMAEEYMFILEGSGYSLHWDVDFELGDAYYWKAQETPSKWEWERGDSIYIPPNTVHQHFNSDPKNPVRFISAESRMFKYMGLDTLEQFEDAPEFSRKK, from the coding sequence ATGAGTTACGGCGAAAAAGAATACGCGACCATTCGAAAAGAGGTGGCGAATTATTATACGGAACGACTGGAGGAAGTAAAAAGGGAGAAGACTAAAGAAAAGAAAACCATCATCACCACGGACGAGATGCCCTGGGAACTCTGCCCCCAGGGGCATATCAAGCATCTGGTGAATGAAAAGATGGAAACCGCTTCCAATACGCTGGATATCTGTATGCAGCTGATTCCGGCTGGCAGCCGCTCGGGTAAACATTGTCACATGGCGGAAGAATACATGTTTATCCTTGAAGGCAGCGGCTATTCGCTGCACTGGGATGTCGATTTTGAACTGGGCGACGCCTACTACTGGAAAGCCCAGGAAACCCCGTCGAAATGGGAATGGGAACGGGGCGATTCGATATACATCCCCCCCAATACGGTCCATCAACACTTTAATTCAGATCCCAAAAACCCGGTGCGATTTATTTCAGCTGAAAGCCGCATGTTCAAGTACATGGGCCTGGATACGCTGGAGCAATTTGAAGACGCGCCGGAATTTAGCCGGAAAAAATAA
- a CDS encoding UbiD family decarboxylase, which yields MAYKDLRDWLKKVEKMDQLKKVDGASWDLEMGAITELIYQEGKGTPPAVLFDKVPGYSKGFRALFGITCSVERMALTLNLPSAKTGVDLVQSYRNKLKDFKPIAPRMVKDGPIFENIDRGDDVNVLKFPVPLHHELDGGRYIGTGCMTMTKDPDEGWVNFGAYRVMVHDEKTIGFYISPGKHGNLQRQKYFDKKKPCPAVVCVGQDPLLFLASGNEVPYGLSEYDYAGGFKGEPIDLVKAEYTGFPIPAHAEIVLEGEAVPGDEKLEGPFGEWSGYYASDARMEPVIRVKNVYYRNNPIHTCARPGRPPSDYSFSKCVVKSAMIWDELEKAGVPNVKGVWCHEAGGGRMFNIVSIKNSYPGHSRQAGLITSQCHAGAYLGRYVVVVDDDIDPSNTFDVLWAIASRSEPTESIEIIRSCWSGPLDPRIPEDLKGLNSRAIIDACRPYQWRKKFPAVAESSPELKAKTLKKWGPTIFGGK from the coding sequence ATGGCATATAAGGATTTGAGAGATTGGTTGAAAAAAGTTGAAAAAATGGACCAGTTGAAAAAGGTTGACGGCGCCAGTTGGGACCTGGAAATGGGCGCCATTACCGAGCTGATTTACCAGGAAGGCAAGGGAACCCCGCCGGCCGTATTATTCGACAAGGTTCCGGGGTACTCCAAAGGCTTTCGGGCGCTTTTCGGCATCACCTGTTCGGTGGAAAGAATGGCGCTGACGCTGAACCTGCCGTCGGCAAAAACCGGTGTCGACCTGGTTCAATCGTATCGCAACAAACTGAAGGATTTTAAACCCATCGCCCCCCGCATGGTGAAAGACGGCCCTATTTTTGAAAATATCGACCGGGGCGATGACGTCAATGTCCTCAAGTTTCCGGTACCGCTCCATCATGAACTGGACGGCGGCCGCTATATCGGCACGGGCTGCATGACCATGACCAAGGACCCGGATGAAGGCTGGGTCAATTTCGGCGCTTACCGGGTCATGGTGCATGATGAAAAGACGATCGGGTTTTACATTTCACCGGGCAAACACGGGAATCTCCAGCGCCAGAAATATTTTGATAAGAAAAAACCCTGCCCGGCGGTTGTGTGTGTCGGACAGGATCCGCTGTTATTCCTGGCTTCGGGAAACGAAGTTCCTTACGGCCTGTCTGAATACGATTATGCCGGCGGCTTTAAAGGGGAACCCATCGATTTGGTAAAAGCCGAATATACCGGATTTCCCATACCGGCGCATGCTGAAATCGTTCTGGAGGGTGAGGCGGTCCCCGGTGATGAAAAATTGGAAGGCCCCTTTGGTGAGTGGTCCGGATATTATGCCAGTGATGCCAGGATGGAACCGGTGATCCGGGTGAAGAACGTCTATTACCGCAACAACCCGATTCATACCTGCGCCCGCCCCGGAAGGCCGCCGTCGGATTATTCCTTCAGCAAATGCGTCGTCAAGTCGGCCATGATCTGGGATGAACTGGAAAAAGCCGGTGTTCCCAACGTAAAGGGCGTCTGGTGTCATGAGGCCGGCGGGGGCAGAATGTTTAATATCGTCTCCATTAAAAATTCCTATCCGGGGCACTCCCGTCAGGCCGGGCTGATTACCTCCCAGTGCCACGCCGGCGCCTATCTGGGAAGATATGTCGTTGTGGTGGATGACGATATCGACCCGTCCAATACCTTTGATGTTCTCTGGGCGATTGCATCCCGTTCCGAGCCGACGGAGTCCATTGAGATTATTCGCAGCTGCTGGAGCGGGCCGCTGGATCCCCGTATTCCCGAGGACCTGAAAGGGTTGAATTCAAGAGCGATTATCGATGCATGCCGTCCCTACCAGTGGCGCAAAAAATTTCCGGCAGTGGCGGAATCAAGCCCGGAACTCAAGGCCAAGACGTTAAAGAAATGGGGACCAACGATTTTCGGCGGAAAATAG